The sequence GGCGGCAAATGCATTGCGCTCAATACATGGGATTTGCACTAATCCGGCTACGGGGTCGCACGTCAGTCCCAAGTGATGTTCAAGACCCATTTCTGCCGAATATTCTATTTGGTGAATAGTTCCGCCCATCATTTGTGTTGCAGCGCCTGAAGCCATTGCACAAGCCGTTCCAACCTCTCCCTGACAGCCTACTTCAGCTCCGGAAATAGAGGCATTTGTTTTTACCAGATTTCCGATTAGTCCGGCAGTGGCCAGTGCCCTGATTACACTTCTTTTATCGGTATGATGTGTTTTTTGAAAGTACTTTAAAATTGCAGGCATAACACCACTTGCACCACAAGTTGGAGCAGCAACAATCTTTCCTCCCGAGGCATTTTCTTCCATTACTGCCAATGCGTATGAAAACAACTGAGACCGGCGTTTAAACGGTGTAGCAAAATTACGTCCTCTTGTGTTAAAGCTATTTGCTTTACGAGGGAGTTTCAATCCTCCGGGCAAAACGCCATCCGAATGTAGTCCTCGTTTAATACTCTGGAACATTACCTGTAGCACTTCTTCCAGGTAGTCCCAAATATCTTGTTCCTCAAACTCTTCAACATATTCCCAAAAACTTTTACCATTGCGGTTACACCAATCCAATATTTCCGACATGGAAGTGTGCTCATACACGTCAATGGTTTCTGACTTGGTATAATCGTCAATAATTGCTCCTCCGCCAACACTGTAGCAAGTCCACTCCTTCAACAAGTCACCCTGGCTGCTTAAAGCTTTAAAACACATTGCATTAGGATGGCGTGGTAGAAAGGTTTTGGGTTCCCAAATGATTTGCAGTGGTCGGCTGCCAAAACTTTGTTCAATGGCAAAATCTGTAAGATGGCCTTTTCCTGTTGCAGCCAGGCTGCCGTATAAAGTCACCTCGTATTTTGCAGCATCACTGTTTTCTGCCAGAAACTTTTCGGCAGCTTTTTTGGGTCCCATCGTATGACTACTTGACGGACCATGACCAATTTTATAGATTTCTTTTATTGATTCCATTCTTCTGTAATATAATGCAAATGAAGAGCAGAATTCTCGTATAGTCTATGACTTTTGCTGTTTTCTTGCAATAATAAGAGTAATTTTGTCTTTTCAATTTTTGTCCTTAACCCTCATAAAACGGAACATTTTCATGATCCAGTTGGGTAGGGGATGATAGCCACGTTTCCGAAGATCGATGTACCAGCCAATTTTTTTGATGATAGGAATTTTATGTGTTTCAACAAATTCAATCAAAGTACCTTCTGGTGCCTGTATGTAGGCAAAATTACCAGCTGCTTCTCCCATATCGAACGATTCGGTGGCTTTTGCACTGTCAACCGTAAACGGATAACCCAAAGCTTTTGCTTTTTCGCGGAATTCATCCATCCCGTTAATATCAAAACAAAGGTGAATAAAACCCGGATCTCCCCAGATTCTACCTTCATAAATGTCTTTTGGTTGGTAATCGAATGCTTGAACCAGTTCGATAACAGATTGCCCGAAAAACGGACTAAATGCCCCTTGCTTTACATCAGAGTGACGCAGCAAAACTCTTCTGAATTTTTTATCTCCTCCGGGAATGCCTTTATAATCATCAAAAACTCCGGTTTCATCGTAAACAATTTCGTCGTATTGCAAAATTTCCTGATAAACCTTCAGGCTGGCATCCATATCTTTAACACCGATAACTGTTCCGATTACACCGCCACTTAACGATTTTTCTTTTTTACGAAATACACCTTCCTGGTTTTTAATTTCCCAAATGTTTCCATAAATATCTTTCATGAAAAAATGATCGTTACCGGCAGGATCTTTTGAAATTTTAGTAAGCAGGTTGAGTTTTGATGCACTGAACTTATCGTAAACTGCCTGTACATTTTCGGTCTTGATCTTTCCGATATTGATGCCAAGATCGCCAAGCTGAATTTCAACGTCAATTGGCTCCGGTTTTTTCCCGGTGTGCTGCCATATTTCAAAACCACCGCCTCCTTGCATATTAAGCGCTA comes from uncultured Draconibacterium sp. and encodes:
- a CDS encoding L-serine ammonia-lyase, yielding MESIKEIYKIGHGPSSSHTMGPKKAAEKFLAENSDAAKYEVTLYGSLAATGKGHLTDFAIEQSFGSRPLQIIWEPKTFLPRHPNAMCFKALSSQGDLLKEWTCYSVGGGAIIDDYTKSETIDVYEHTSMSEILDWCNRNGKSFWEYVEEFEEQDIWDYLEEVLQVMFQSIKRGLHSDGVLPGGLKLPRKANSFNTRGRNFATPFKRRSQLFSYALAVMEENASGGKIVAAPTCGASGVMPAILKYFQKTHHTDKRSVIRALATAGLIGNLVKTNASISGAEVGCQGEVGTACAMASGAATQMMGGTIHQIEYSAEMGLEHHLGLTCDPVAGLVQIPCIERNAFAAERAVSHNNYALLTDGRHRISFDEVVETMYKTGIDLQSKYRETSEGGLAIFDALPNC
- a CDS encoding VOC family protein, which encodes MKAQINGIQQLGVGVENLQEAWKWYREHFSMDIRMFEDEATAELMLAHTAGKTRDRRAVLALNMQGGGGFEIWQHTGKKPEPIDVEIQLGDLGINIGKIKTENVQAVYDKFSASKLNLLTKISKDPAGNDHFFMKDIYGNIWEIKNQEGVFRKKEKSLSGGVIGTVIGVKDMDASLKVYQEILQYDEIVYDETGVFDDYKGIPGGDKKFRRVLLRHSDVKQGAFSPFFGQSVIELVQAFDYQPKDIYEGRIWGDPGFIHLCFDINGMDEFREKAKALGYPFTVDSAKATESFDMGEAAGNFAYIQAPEGTLIEFVETHKIPIIKKIGWYIDLRKRGYHPLPNWIMKMFRFMRVKDKN